TATCGGGAAACGATACGTAAAAACCTTGGGGTCCTTTCGATTGCGATTATTGTGGGGATGAGTGTAGGTGTGATGACTGCCTATAAAATGGCGCAGTGGTTCCACTTTAGCCCTGAAGTCACCAATAGTTTGATGGCCCGTTCTATTTCAACACCATTTGCCATGATTTTAGCGGAAGATATTCACGGTTCGGCAGCATTGGTTTCTCTATTTACTGTTATTACCGGTTTGGTCGGTATGATTTGTGGCGATGCAATTTTGGCAATTACTAAAATCCGTTCTAATGTGGCAAATGGTGCCGCCTTGGGTAACGCAGCGCATGGTTTTGGTACAGTCAGAGCACAGCAAAGAAATAGTGAAGAAGGGGTGATTGCCAGTTTAACCATGGTTATTGCTGGTATTTTAATGGTGCTGATTGGACCATTTGCGATTCATCTATGGTTGCTGTTGTAAGGTTTACCTACATTGATTTGGCGTGCTGTTGAATAATCTTTGATAATTTTTTGATAGCTTGTTGCATTAGTTCGGGTTCAAAATCGCCTAAGCCGACAATTAAACCCGAACGTCGCCGCTCTTTTGAAAATGTCGGTGAAATTGCTTTGATGGCAATACCTGCATCGACTGCCGAGCTTGCAACGTCAATATCATTAATATGTTGAGCAAGCCATAACACCATATGCATGCCTTGATCGCCCGGTTGTAACCAAGCCAGTTCTTGAGGTATGTATTTTTCAATCAAGCCAATAATGTATTCTCGAACTTCTGCATAGACATTTCGAGTACGTCGAATATGCCGTTCTAAATAACCCTCTTGAATAAAAGCAGCCAAAACGTGTTGGTCGGCAGCAGGCGGGTGTCTATCAATTAATACTCTAAGCCCACAAAAAGGAGCTACCAGTTCTGTAGGCAACACTGCATAGCCAAGCCTAAGCGATGGAAATAAGACTTTGCTGAAAGTCCCAAGATAAATCACTTGGTCAGGTGCCATGCCTTGTAAAGATGGGAAGGGCTGACCGTTGTAACGAAGTTCACTGTCATAATCATCTTCAATGATCCATGCATTTTGCTGTTTTGCCCAAGCTAATAATGCCGTGCGTCTTGCTAGACTCATCGGCATGCCAAGTGGATATTGGTGAGAGGGTGTTACAAAAGCAGCACGCGCATGTTTAGAAAGTTTAATTCCGGTTTCAACCTGAATGCCTTCTTCATCAACAGGAACACGCACCATTCGAATGTTTTGTACAGTATGCTCAAAAATGGCTGTTGTACCGCGATAAGCAGGATCTTCAACCCAAACTTCATCTTTCGCCTCAAATAAAATTTGGCTGCAAATATAAAGTGATTGTTGAATGCCGGGCGTAATCACAATTTGTTCAGGTTCGCAGTGGACAGAACGTGACCGTCGTACATAGTCTGCTATAGCAATTCTTAGTGATAATACACCTTGAGGTTCACCATATCCTGAAGGAACACCTGCACCCCGTGATCTATATTTATTACCAAATTTACGCCAGATATCACTTGGTTGAGTACGACCGACGGGGACAGATACTGCAAAAGGAACATGGGGAAGTGGCTTAAATTCATCAAGCACTTTGGCATAAGAACGTGCCGATTTGGTCAAAGATATCGAGTTAGGTTTATTTTCTTTTGATGAGTGTTGTATTACAGATGTTTTAATCAAAGCATGAGACACATAAGTGCCAGTTCGTGGTTGAGAGTCAAACACACCTTCAGCTAAAAGCTGATCATAAGCTTCAATAATGGTTCCGCGAGCGACACCTAGGGTTAAAGCTAGTTCACGAGAAGAAGGCAATGGATCGCCGGGTTGTAAATCACCACTTTGTACAGCTTCACGTAAAGCTTGAGTCAGTTGAGCACTTATCTTTCCTTTGCTTTTATCAATCTTTGCAATAGACGGAAGTTCCACAACTTTTGCCATTCTTGCCATAATTCTGGTCTACTTAAAAAAATACAAAGTGGTTCTTTTTAATAAACCACATAAACCAGAAAATTTACAACACAAAATATAAATAGCCCTGATATTTACAGCGAGGTTTTTAGCCATGTATATCCCTGATGATTTTGCAGAAAACCGTTTGGATGTATTGCATTCTCTTATTGCAGACTATCCATTTGGGGTGCTTTTTACGCATGGAAGTAATGGCTTAGATGCAAATCATCTTCCATTCGAGTTGCAAACAAATGAAGGGAAATTTGGCATGCTACATGCCCATGTGTCACGAAATAATTCTGTTTGGCAGGACATTAAAAATGGAGATGAGGTATTGGTCGTTTTTCAAGCAGGCGATGCGTATATTTCACCAAACTGGTACCCATCCAAACATGAACAGCACAGACAAGTACCTACATGGAACTATAGGGTTGTGCATGCTTATGGCAAAGTGACGATTCGAGATGACGAACGTTACGTTCGCGGTGTTGTGGCTCGTTTAACCCGTACTCATGAAGCATCTCAACCTGAACCATGGAAAATGTCCGATGCACCAAAGGATTATCTTGAACCGATGTTAAAAGCCATTGTAGGTATTGAGATTGAAATTACCAAGCTGCAAGGAAAATCAAAACTTGGGCAAAACAAAGAACGCCGAGACATTTTAGGCGCGGCAGATGGCCTATCGAAATCTGGTCATCAAACTATAGCGAATGCCATGTACAGTGTGGCTGAGTTAAATAAATAATTTTGAAAATATAAAAGCTTAATATCAATTGAGGAGATAAAGATGTCTTTGACTACACCTGTTGAATTAGTGGGTGAGCACGTTATTTTAAAGCCGCTAGATGTAACTCAAGCTGAAGCGCTCAAAGAGGCCGTTTGCGATGGGGAGCTCTATAATCTTTGGTATACCCGTGTGCCAAGACCTGAACAGATGACTGCTGAAATTGAAAGACGTCTTGATTTGCAAAAATCCGGCTCTATGTTGCCTTTTTATATTGAAGACCGAAAAACGGGACGAGCGCTGGGCATGACAACACTCATGCATATTGAAGAAGCGCATCGCCGTGTAGAAATTGGTTCGACATGGTACCGAAAGTCTGCACAGCGTACGCCTGTAAATACTGAATGTAAAAAACTATTGCTAACTCATGCATTTGAGACTTTAAACTGTATTGCGGTTGAGTTACGCACATCTTCATTAAATGTTCAAAGCCAAGCCGCGATTGTACGCTTGGGTGCAAAGCTCGATGGTGTGCTAAGAAGTCATCAAATTGTGAAAGATGATATTTTGCGGGACACTCATGTTTACAGTATTTTAAAACATGAGTGGCCTGCGGTCCGTCAAAATCTAGAATGGCTATTGAGCAAACCGCGTTAAAAAGAATTTAAACAAACTGCTTTTCTCTTTTTTGGCTTAGCCAGAAGAGAGAAGCTGCGGCAATCACCAACCATGGTATTAACGCTATATTCATTGCTTTCCAGCCGAATAAATCCAGTAAAGCACCTGCACTAAACGAACAAATCAAACCGACAACAAAAACGGTCATATCGTTAATGGCTTGGGCCTTGGCTTTTTCAGCCACAGAATAAGTTCCTGTGAGTAAAGAAGTACTGCCAATAAATAAAAAGTTCCATCCCACACCCAATAAAATTAAAGATATTGCAAAAGATGTGAACTGAATACCTGAGAGAGCAAATCCGATATAGCAAGCAAATAATAAAAGACCTGCAAACATGATTTTAAGCACACCAAAGCGAGCAATTAAGTTTCCAGTAAAGAATGAGGGTAAAAACATACCAAGTACATGTAGTTGAATGACTGTCGTAATTGACCCAAGTTCATGGTGTGAATGCCGCATAGCAATTGGTGTTGCGGTCATACCTAAAATCATAATGCCATAACCTGTGACGGCACCAAACAGAGCAACTAAATAGGTCGGTTGAAAGACAATCTGTTGCCATGGACGACCAGCAGTAAAGTTGGATTTCTGCTCAACTGTATCGGCAATATGTAGGTTAGATAAAATGCCCATTGCCACAAGTGAGATGATACTAATAATTAAAAATGAACCGATATATTCTAAATGCTGGAATAAAGGTCCGCCGAAGCGTGCTAAAGTTGGGCCAATCAGTGCTGCAACAATTCCACCTGCCATTACCCAAGAAATAGCGCGTGAGCGGAACGCATCATTTGCCACTTCACTGGCAGCAAAACGGTAAAACTGAGCAAAGGATTGATAGGCCCCGACACATAGCGTACCCAAAGCCAGAAGCATGAGTGAGCTATAAAAAATACCCATTGCTGCGATAATGCCACCGAGCACACCTAAAAAAGCGCCAAATAGAAAACCGTTACGTCGTCCTACACGTGCCATGAGCATTGATGCAGGGAACATCATTAAAGCCGTACCCAAAAACATAGAGGCGATAGGCAGCGTTGCAAGTGTTGGGGTATTTGCAATATTTGCCCCAGCCAAGCCACCAATGGTCATGACCATGACAGAAACGGTTTGGAAAAGTGATTGGGAACTCGCCAAAATTAATACTTGGCGGTGCATGGTATTTTGAAGCATAAAGAGCCTTTAATTATATTCCGCAATGGCTGAGGCTAGATGTCCGGTTTTTACATAAATAGAAGCGCCAGACAAACCAGCTTGAAAATGTACATGTGTTTTCGGTGGTAGGCGT
The window above is part of the Acinetobacter baumannii genome. Proteins encoded here:
- a CDS encoding MFS transporter, whose amino-acid sequence is MLQNTMHRQVLILASSQSLFQTVSVMVMTIGGLAGANIANTPTLATLPIASMFLGTALMMFPASMLMARVGRRNGFLFGAFLGVLGGIIAAMGIFYSSLMLLALGTLCVGAYQSFAQFYRFAASEVANDAFRSRAISWVMAGGIVAALIGPTLARFGGPLFQHLEYIGSFLIISIISLVAMGILSNLHIADTVEQKSNFTAGRPWQQIVFQPTYLVALFGAVTGYGIMILGMTATPIAMRHSHHELGSITTVIQLHVLGMFLPSFFTGNLIARFGVLKIMFAGLLLFACYIGFALSGIQFTSFAISLILLGVGWNFLFIGSTSLLTGTYSVAEKAKAQAINDMTVFVVGLICSFSAGALLDLFGWKAMNIALIPWLVIAAASLFWLSQKREKQFV
- a CDS encoding LrgB family protein produces the protein MNIWSILCLIWTLVAYVVAKRIYQKHPKLWLSPAISVPVLTIILMTIFGISYQTYSEDTQWIVNLLGPATVAFAVPIYRYRETIRKNLGVLSIAIIVGMSVGVMTAYKMAQWFHFSPEVTNSLMARSISTPFAMILAEDIHGSAALVSLFTVITGLVGMICGDAILAITKIRSNVANGAALGNAAHGFGTVRAQQRNSEEGVIASLTMVIAGILMVLIGPFAIHLWLLL
- a CDS encoding FMN-binding negative transcriptional regulator: MYIPDDFAENRLDVLHSLIADYPFGVLFTHGSNGLDANHLPFELQTNEGKFGMLHAHVSRNNSVWQDIKNGDEVLVVFQAGDAYISPNWYPSKHEQHRQVPTWNYRVVHAYGKVTIRDDERYVRGVVARLTRTHEASQPEPWKMSDAPKDYLEPMLKAIVGIEIEITKLQGKSKLGQNKERRDILGAADGLSKSGHQTIANAMYSVAELNK
- a CDS encoding GNAT family N-acetyltransferase, with translation MSLTTPVELVGEHVILKPLDVTQAEALKEAVCDGELYNLWYTRVPRPEQMTAEIERRLDLQKSGSMLPFYIEDRKTGRALGMTTLMHIEEAHRRVEIGSTWYRKSAQRTPVNTECKKLLLTHAFETLNCIAVELRTSSLNVQSQAAIVRLGAKLDGVLRSHQIVKDDILRDTHVYSILKHEWPAVRQNLEWLLSKPR
- the pdxR gene encoding MocR-like pyridoxine biosynthesis transcription factor PdxR, giving the protein MARMAKVVELPSIAKIDKSKGKISAQLTQALREAVQSGDLQPGDPLPSSRELALTLGVARGTIIEAYDQLLAEGVFDSQPRTGTYVSHALIKTSVIQHSSKENKPNSISLTKSARSYAKVLDEFKPLPHVPFAVSVPVGRTQPSDIWRKFGNKYRSRGAGVPSGYGEPQGVLSLRIAIADYVRRSRSVHCEPEQIVITPGIQQSLYICSQILFEAKDEVWVEDPAYRGTTAIFEHTVQNIRMVRVPVDEEGIQVETGIKLSKHARAAFVTPSHQYPLGMPMSLARRTALLAWAKQQNAWIIEDDYDSELRYNGQPFPSLQGMAPDQVIYLGTFSKVLFPSLRLGYAVLPTELVAPFCGLRVLIDRHPPAADQHVLAAFIQEGYLERHIRRTRNVYAEVREYIIGLIEKYIPQELAWLQPGDQGMHMVLWLAQHINDIDVASSAVDAGIAIKAISPTFSKERRRSGLIVGLGDFEPELMQQAIKKLSKIIQQHAKSM